In Perca flavescens isolate YP-PL-M2 chromosome 7, PFLA_1.0, whole genome shotgun sequence, the following proteins share a genomic window:
- the sall4 gene encoding sal-like protein 4 yields MSRRKQAKPQHINSDEPGALQNGILQDDQAEETGNDVKRLRMDETKVCSKCCAEFFDEAEFLEHEKKCTKSQQVVIMKDRDGNAVPEEYSQGSPDGLMSDQDDSQSSSHSLSNGNTDNLERTEEGSSMNAEDSGQQEPTEMPASPEMTFHPSQKMQDSNVTLETIADTKVAVSQNYSNNKSLTSSQEAIQTIPMILEQLVCLQQQQLQQIQLTEQIRIQVAMMTPQGFQSSVGAVMDPLKALGAHLSQQLSAAAALIGRRTGSQSLSMETMKQGKLPLPTSIPTSLPGGLGSMASKTDIFKGIPDLASRLPAQLPQSSGVMGFTSTFNGVQAGIESSKKVKAKMPNPPPEIKNGESLYKHKCKYCGKSFGNDSALQIHLRSHTGERPFKCNICGNRFTTKGNLKVHFQRHRDKYPYIGMNPHPVPEHLDNIPTSSGIPFGMSVPMDESNMTDAAPMPGPPAVSFHPSPSPGFKTFDSFAGDQFPHRPSPSTSDGSPSVSSNAFGQETGAEPNQKDTKELLGALHHMNGNSLLGEQSSGTAKLQQMVDGLEKRTSDPNECVICHRVLSCQSSLKMHYRTHTGERPYKCKICGRAFSTKGNLKAHYGVHRANTPLKMQHSCPICQKKFTNAVVLQQHIRMHMGGQIPNTPMPEGQFDAAEAMESSLSEEKSMDINGFEASMEDHEPEPNSQKPDDPSDFLPPASEDQPPKHAAPAVFSSLDVLKNLTSALALKRQSSTASESEATSKESAPREQEYQNGRSPAVSDSAVSFHSSSPLNNNHNMSSSKSPESAANEFAHRVPQPECDGAAQGGTESSGALDLTASSSFIPKAIKEEPGMPEYVPGNMSFMRIPSSLASLEMKLPPENPLGAHGLFSSHMPQGTAMTSSISSAPRRSTKQHVCYTCGKNFSSASALQIHERTHTGEKPFGCNICGRAFTTKGNLKVHIGTHMWNNTSRRGQRLSLDNPMALMAMGPEAKMLPEYLQAPKEVGVPPMNFDQSVWNQYAAAFSGGLTMKTNEISVIQGGGIPLPGSPAGGPLIGSTGGLVKMDGSHAGLPAAMAEMEKNGSDSVPKAQFPHFMEEGKIAVNSAF; encoded by the exons ATGTCGAGGCGCAAGCAAGCCAAACCGCAGCACATCAACTCCGACGAGCCCGGTGCGTTGCAAAACG GGATTCTTCAAGACGATCAAGCCGAGGAGACTGGAAATGATGTCAAGAGGCTCAGAATGGACGAGACCAAGGTCTGCAGCAAGTGTTGTGCCGAGTTCTTTGACGAAGCCGAATTTCTCGAGCATGAGAAAAAGTGCACTAAAAGTCAGCAAGTGGTCATCATGAAAGATAGAGATGGCAATGCAGTGCCTGAGGAATATTCACAGGGCTCTCCTGACGGCCTTATGAGTGACCAGGATGATAGCCAGTCCAGCAGTCATTCGCTATCAAATGGCAATACTGATAACCTGGAAAGAACCGAGGAAGGGTCCAGCATGAATGCAGAGGACTCGGGACAGCAGGAACCGACGGAGATGCCTGCGAGCCCTGAGATGACATTCCATCCCTCACAGAAAATGCAAGATTCAAATGTCACTCTTGAAACCATCGCAGACACTAAAGTGGCCGTCTCCCAAAATTATTCAAACAATAAGTCTCTGACCTCATCGCAGGAAGCGATACAGACCATCCCGATGATCTTGGAACAGCTGGTGTGCCTCCAGCAACAGCAGCTACAGCAAATCCAGCTCACAGAGCAGATACGAATCCAAGTAGCCATGATGACTCCACAAGGTTTCCAGTCGTCAGTAGGGGCAGTAATGGACCCTCTGAAAGCCCTCGGTGCACATCTCTCCCAACAGCTGtctgctgcagcagctctgaTAGGAAGGAGGACCGGCAGTCAGAGCCTTTCTATGGAGACAATGAAGCAAGGCAAACTACCTCTGCCCACGAGCATCCCGACCTCTCTGCCTGGAGGACTGGGATCTATGGCCTCTAAAACAGACATTTTCAAGGGTATTCCAGATCTGGCTAGCCGTTTACCAGCACAGCTGCCCCAGTCATCAGGTGTCATGGGTTTCACGAGCACCTTCAACGGCGTCCAAGCAGGGATTGAGTCCTCCAAGAAAGTCAAGGCGAAGATGCCAAACCCCCCACCAGAAATAAAGAACGGCGAATCGTTGTACAAGCACAAGTGCAAGTACTGCGGAAAGAGCTTTGGCAATGACAGTGCTCTCCAGATTCACTTGCGCTCTCACACCGGCGAGAGGCCCTTCAAGTGTAACATTTGCGGGAACCGCTTTACAACCAAAGGAAACCTCAAAGTGCATTTCCAGAGGCACAGGGACAAGTATCCTTACATCGGCATGAACCCGCATCCTGTGCCAGAGCACCTCGACAACATCCCCACCAGCAGTGGCATTCCCTTTGGCATGTCCGTGCCCATGGACGAGTCCAACATGACCGACGCCGCGCCTATGCCCGGTCCTCCTGCTGTTAGCTTCCACCCGTCGCCCTCGCCAGGATTCAAGACATTTGACAGCTTTGCAGGGGACCAGTTTCCCCATAGACCCTCGCCGTCGACAAGTGATGGCTCCCCATCGGTTTCCTCTAATGCGTTTGGCCAAGAGACCGGAGCAGAGCCCAATCAGAAGGATACTAAAGAACTGCTTGGAGCGCTGCATCATATGAATGGTAATTCCCTCCTAGGAGAACAAAGCTCTGGAACCGCGAAACTTCAGCAGATGGTGGACGGCCTGGAAAAGAGGACCAGTGACCCAAACGAGTGCGTTATCTGCCACAGGGTGCTCAGCTGCCAGAGCTCGCTCAAAATGCATTACCGCACGCACACCGGCGAGAGGCCCTACAAGTGCAAAATCTGTGGTCGCGCCTTCTCCACCAAGGGTAACCTCAAGGCCCATTACGGAGTGCACAGGGCTAACACTCCCCTTAAAATGCAGCACTCGTGTCCCATCTGCCAGAAGAAGTTCACCAACGCCGTGGTTCTGCAGCAGCACATTCGCATGCACATGGGTGGGCAGATTCCCAACACGCCGATGCCAGAAGGCCAGTTTGACGCAGCAGAAGCGATGGAGTCCTCCCTGTCAGAGGAGAAGTCTATGGATATCAATGGTTTTGAGGCGAGCATGGAGGATCACGAGCCGGAGCCAAACTCCCAGAAGCCCGACGACCCTTCCGATTTCCTCCCGCCCGCCTCCGAGGACCAACCGCCGAAGCACGCTGCCCCCGCCGTGTTTTCCAGTCTCGACGTTTTGAAGAATCTCACCTCTGCTCTTGCACTGAAACGACAGAGTAGCACCGCTTCGGAAAGTGAGGCGACGTCCAAAGAATCGGCTCCCAGAGAGCAGGAATACCAGAATGGCCGCAGCCCGGCAGTTTCGGACTCGGCCGTGTCGTTTCACTCCTCTTCCCCGctaaacaacaaccacaacatgAGTAGTAGCAAGTCTCCAGAGTCCGCTGCGAATGAATTCGCCCACCGTGTGCCTCAGCCAGAGTGCGACGGCGCCGCCCAAGGTGGCACGGAGTCGAGCGGAGCCCTCGACCTCACAGCTTCCAGCAGCTTCATTCCCAAAGCGATCAAAGAAGAGCCCGGCATGCCAGAATATG TTCCTGGTAACATGTCTTTCATGAGGATACCATCGAGTCTGGCAAGCCTGGAGATGAAGCTACCTCCAGAGAATCCTTTGGGCGCCCACGGTTTGTTCAGCTCCCATATGCCTCAGGGAACAGCCATGACCTCGTCCATCTCCTCCGCACCGCGACGATCAACCAAACAGCACGTGTGTTACACGTGTGGCAAGAACTTCTCATCTGCCAGCGCCTTGCAGATCCACGAGCGCACTCACACCGGGGAGAAGCCATTTGGCTGCAACATCTGCGGCCGGGCTTTCACCACCAAAGGCAATCTAAAG GTGCACATCGGCACTCACATGTGGAACAACACGTCCCGGCGCGGCCAGCGTCTGTCTCTGGATAATCCCATGGCTCTGATGGCCATGGGCCCCGAGGCGAAGATGTTGCCAGAATATTTGCAGGCCCCCAAAGAAGTGGGCGTTCCCCCGATGAACTTTGACCAGTCTGTATGGAACCAGTACGCTGCCGCCTTCAGCGGGGGCCTGACCATGAAGACCAATGAAATTTCTGTCATCCAGGGCGGTGGCATCCCACTCCCCGGGAGCCCTGCCGGCGGGCCTCTGATTGGCTCCACCGGAGGCCTGGTGAAGATGGACGGCTCCCACGCCGGTTTGCCCGCCGCCATGGCCGAAATGGAAAAGAACGGCTCCGACAGCGTACCAAAAGCTCAGTTCCCGCATTTCATGGAAGAGGGTAAAATTGCAGTTAACTCTGCTTTTTAG